The Dioscorea cayenensis subsp. rotundata cultivar TDr96_F1 chromosome 19, TDr96_F1_v2_PseudoChromosome.rev07_lg8_w22 25.fasta, whole genome shotgun sequence genome includes a window with the following:
- the LOC120283629 gene encoding actin-depolymerizing factor 5-like → MAMAYKMATTGMSVKEECRSSFLDMKRRRVHRYIVFKIDESSRTIMVDKVGGPGEGYNDLAASLPADDCRYAVFDFDFVTVDNCQKSKIFFIAWSPTASRIRSKMLYATSKQGLRRVLDGVHFEVQATDSAEMGFDVIQDRAK, encoded by the exons ATGGCGATGGCTTACAAGATG GCAACGACAGGGATGTCAGTGAAGGAGGAGTGCCGCAGCTCTTTTTTAGACATGAAGCGCCGGAGGGTGCACCGATACATTGTCTTCAAGATCGACGAGAGCTCAAGAACCATCATGGTCGATAAAGTCGGTGGCCCCGGTGAAGGCTATAATGATCTTGCTGCTTCCCTCCCTGCCGATGATTGCCGTTATGCTGTTTTCGATTTTGATTTTGTCACCGTTGACAATTGTCAAAAGAGCAAGATCTTCTTCATTGCCTG GTCTCCCACAGCATCAAGGATCAGATCAAAAATGCTTTATGCCACATCAAAGCAAGGGTTGAGAAGAGTGCTAGATGGGGTCCACTTTGAAGTGCAAGCCACTGACTCTGCGGAGATGGGATTCGATGTCATTCAAGACAGAgccaaatga